One genomic window of Pseudomonas chlororaphis subsp. piscium includes the following:
- a CDS encoding TonB-dependent receptor codes for MSPLNLASPTSPRRLKRLPLALLLAGSAGWSHGYAAEAETPAEAPAKANAVRPAASGQLETVTVTARRREESAQDVPTPMSVIGGQALESQRIYRIQDLQQLVPSVNVAYMHARQSSVSIRGLGNNPASDGLEGSVGLYIDNVYLGRPGMAVFDLMDIEQLEVLRGPQGTLFGKNTTAGVINISTRAPSFTPERSIETSVGEDGYFQTKGTISGPLNDELAGRFSAYRTRSDGDIKNEHDGHDLNGGSRQGFRGQLLFKPNENFNLRWIGDYNEEDSSAGTRVLYSTGPTINGVNQYQSRATAAGATLVDGTHRKVNLDNDQHVTVFQGGTSLEANWTLPSDFTLTSVSSYRWWDFTPRNDDGLNVPASYNAGVSVEDKQWSQEFRLASPTGGFFDYVLGAYYFGSDLDNKSFSYYGPKADIWNGTPTGALNNVTSIGNGHIRTDSFALFGQGTWHLTERLDFTAGLRGTYEEKSAWVTRNAPVGGAAVTGAAATARRGRAGAYDSGDLNQYSTSPSGLLNLSYRFTDDLLGYATLSHGEKSGGVNLAVGSAPTAGADSLLIGTERANNAELGFKSTLWDKRLQLNANLFWTQVNGYQTNAYDANNRVQYLTNAGSVRSRGVEFESTLIPLRGLTLNFNGSYNDVRYLSYKDAPCPPEVSLRPGAPASCDLSGHQVVGASKWIGNANGEYKWNLDNGLEPYVTGSYAFRSKAVGTVEDSDYGQIPSYAVVNLSTGLRGNYEQGQWDVSLWLKNAFDKTYYTTLWSGGNGGYEGLLGTPRTLGVTGRYDF; via the coding sequence ATGAGCCCGTTGAACCTTGCGTCCCCCACTTCGCCCCGACGGCTCAAGCGCCTGCCGCTGGCCCTGCTGCTGGCCGGTAGCGCTGGCTGGTCCCATGGCTATGCCGCTGAAGCCGAAACGCCCGCCGAGGCCCCGGCCAAGGCCAATGCCGTCCGGCCCGCCGCCAGCGGCCAGTTGGAAACCGTGACCGTGACCGCGCGGCGTCGCGAGGAGAGCGCCCAGGACGTACCGACGCCGATGAGCGTGATCGGTGGCCAGGCCCTGGAGAGCCAGCGGATCTATCGCATCCAGGATCTGCAGCAGCTGGTGCCGAGCGTCAACGTCGCCTACATGCACGCGCGCCAGTCCAGCGTGTCGATCCGCGGCCTGGGCAACAACCCGGCCAGCGACGGCCTGGAAGGCAGCGTCGGGCTGTACATCGACAACGTCTACCTGGGGCGGCCGGGCATGGCGGTGTTCGACCTGATGGACATCGAGCAACTGGAGGTGCTGCGCGGTCCCCAGGGCACGCTGTTCGGCAAGAACACCACCGCCGGGGTGATCAACATCAGCACCCGCGCGCCGAGCTTCACCCCCGAGCGCAGCATCGAGACCTCGGTGGGCGAGGACGGCTACTTCCAGACCAAGGGCACTATTTCCGGGCCACTGAACGACGAACTGGCCGGGCGTTTTTCGGCCTATCGCACCCGCAGCGACGGCGATATCAAGAACGAACACGACGGCCATGACCTCAACGGCGGCTCGCGCCAGGGCTTCCGTGGCCAGCTGCTGTTCAAGCCCAACGAGAACTTCAACCTGCGCTGGATCGGCGACTACAACGAAGAGGATTCCAGCGCCGGCACCCGGGTGCTGTACAGCACCGGGCCGACCATCAATGGCGTCAACCAGTACCAGTCGCGGGCCACTGCGGCCGGCGCCACCCTGGTCGACGGCACGCACCGCAAGGTCAACCTGGACAACGATCAGCACGTCACGGTGTTCCAGGGCGGCACCTCGCTGGAGGCCAACTGGACCCTGCCCAGCGACTTCACCCTGACCTCGGTCAGTTCCTACCGCTGGTGGGATTTCACCCCGCGCAACGACGACGGCCTCAACGTGCCGGCCAGCTATAACGCCGGGGTCTCGGTGGAAGATAAACAGTGGTCCCAGGAGTTCCGCCTGGCCTCGCCCACCGGCGGTTTCTTCGACTACGTGCTCGGTGCCTATTACTTCGGCTCCGACCTGGACAACAAGTCCTTCAGCTATTACGGACCCAAGGCGGACATCTGGAACGGCACGCCCACCGGCGCCCTGAACAACGTCACCAGCATCGGCAACGGGCATATCCGTACCGACAGCTTCGCGCTGTTCGGCCAGGGCACCTGGCACCTCACCGAGCGCCTGGATTTCACCGCCGGCCTGCGCGGTACCTATGAAGAGAAAAGCGCCTGGGTGACCCGTAACGCGCCGGTGGGAGGCGCCGCGGTGACCGGTGCCGCGGCCACTGCGCGGCGCGGGCGGGCCGGGGCCTACGACTCCGGCGACCTCAACCAGTACAGCACCAGCCCCTCGGGCCTGCTCAACCTCAGCTACCGCTTCACCGATGATTTGCTGGGCTACGCCACCCTGTCCCACGGTGAGAAATCCGGCGGGGTCAACCTCGCGGTCGGCTCGGCGCCCACCGCCGGCGCCGACTCGCTGCTGATCGGCACCGAGCGCGCCAACAACGCCGAACTGGGTTTCAAGAGCACCCTGTGGGACAAGCGCCTGCAACTCAACGCCAACCTGTTCTGGACCCAGGTCAACGGCTACCAGACCAACGCCTACGACGCCAACAACCGCGTGCAATACCTGACCAACGCCGGTTCGGTGCGCTCACGGGGCGTGGAATTCGAAAGCACCCTGATCCCCCTTCGTGGCCTGACCCTGAACTTCAACGGTTCCTACAACGACGTGCGCTACCTGTCCTACAAGGATGCGCCATGCCCGCCCGAAGTCAGCCTGCGCCCGGGCGCCCCGGCCTCTTGCGACCTCAGCGGCCACCAGGTGGTCGGCGCCTCGAAATGGATTGGTAACGCCAACGGCGAATACAAATGGAACCTGGACAACGGCCTCGAACCTTACGTCACCGGCAGCTACGCCTTCCGCTCCAAGGCCGTCGGCACCGTCGAGGACTCCGACTACGGCCAGATCCCCAGCTATGCAGTGGTCAACCTCTCCACCGGGCTACGTGGCAACTATGAGCAGGGACAGTGGGACGTGTCGCTATGGCTGAAAAACGCCTTCGACAAGACCTACTACACCACGCTGTGGTCGGGGGGGAATGGCGGCTACGAAGGTTTGCTCGGCACCCCGCGGACCCTTGGCGTGACCGGCCGCTACGACTTCTGA
- a CDS encoding TauD/TfdA dioxygenase family protein, translated as MSNAALAVKPAVHALEIHPVAGRIGAEIRGVQLSGELDAATVEAIQQALVDYKVIFFRGQAHLDDQSQEAFSHLLGEPVAHPTVPVRDGTRYLLELDGAEGQRANSWHTDVTFVDAYPKASILRSVVAPASGGDTVWANTATAYNELPAELRELADKLWAVHSNEYDYAGAKPDVSAEKLERYRKVFTSTVYETEHPLVRVHPVSGEKSLVLGHFVKRIKGYTQADSAHLFNLLQSHVTRLENTVRWRWTAGDVAIWDNRSTQHYAVDDYGTQDRIVRRVTLKGDVPVGVHGQRSQTIKGV; from the coding sequence ATGAGCAATGCCGCACTAGCCGTTAAACCCGCTGTTCATGCGCTTGAGATCCACCCGGTGGCCGGCCGCATCGGCGCCGAGATCCGTGGCGTGCAACTCTCCGGCGAGCTGGACGCCGCCACGGTCGAAGCCATCCAGCAGGCGCTGGTGGACTACAAGGTGATCTTCTTCCGTGGCCAGGCCCACCTCGACGACCAGAGCCAGGAAGCCTTCTCCCACCTGCTCGGCGAGCCGGTGGCGCACCCCACCGTGCCGGTGCGCGACGGCACTCGTTACCTGCTCGAACTGGACGGCGCCGAGGGCCAGCGCGCCAACTCCTGGCACACCGACGTAACCTTCGTCGATGCCTACCCGAAGGCCTCGATCCTGCGTTCGGTGGTGGCCCCGGCCTCCGGTGGCGACACGGTCTGGGCCAACACCGCCACCGCCTACAACGAACTGCCGGCGGAGCTGCGCGAGCTGGCGGACAAGCTCTGGGCGGTACACAGCAACGAATACGATTACGCCGGGGCCAAGCCGGACGTATCGGCGGAGAAGCTGGAGCGTTATCGCAAGGTGTTCACCTCCACCGTCTACGAGACCGAGCACCCGCTGGTGCGCGTGCACCCGGTGAGCGGCGAGAAGAGCCTGGTGCTGGGGCATTTCGTCAAACGCATCAAGGGTTATACCCAGGCCGATTCGGCGCACCTGTTCAACCTGCTGCAAAGCCATGTCACCCGCCTGGAGAACACCGTGCGTTGGCGCTGGACTGCCGGTGACGTGGCGATCTGGGACAACCGTTCGACCCAGCATTACGCGGTCGACGACTACGGCACCCAGGACCGCATCGTGCGCCGCGTGACCCTCAAGGGCGACGTGCCGGTGGGTGTGCACGGGCAGCGTAGCCAGACCATCAAGGGGGTGTGA
- a CDS encoding LysR family transcriptional regulator yields MDLRQLRYFIALNEHRSFVRAADAMGITQPAFSRSIQGLEQEFGCVLVDRGNKDLRPTPEGQVVLQHALSLVQGAALLSSEVTQMTKLDAGELRFGCGPAPAVKLVPDAVAQFTGTHPKVRVCLEVDNWEKLSRSLSREEIEFFIADIRHFEADPNFQTQPLTPKRGVFFCRPGHPLLAKESLSTNDMFDYPLATTLIPPGIRKLLANLSGRIDFSPTIQTEHFPALVKIVRQSNAIGVGTEEAFIEDIEQGSLALLHWRNLPQNIESMNARCGIVSRTGFRLSPAARKMIEVLVAVDRQQVSIAS; encoded by the coding sequence ATGGATCTTCGCCAGTTGCGTTACTTCATCGCCCTCAACGAACACCGCAGTTTTGTCCGCGCGGCCGATGCCATGGGCATCACCCAGCCGGCCTTCAGCCGCAGTATCCAGGGGCTGGAGCAGGAGTTCGGCTGCGTGCTGGTGGACCGTGGCAACAAGGACCTGCGCCCCACCCCGGAAGGCCAGGTGGTGCTGCAGCACGCCCTGAGCCTGGTGCAGGGCGCGGCCCTTTTGAGCAGCGAAGTGACGCAGATGACCAAGCTCGATGCCGGCGAGTTGCGCTTCGGTTGCGGCCCGGCGCCGGCGGTGAAACTGGTGCCCGACGCGGTGGCGCAATTCACCGGCACCCACCCCAAGGTGCGCGTCTGCCTGGAGGTGGATAACTGGGAAAAACTCAGCCGCAGCCTGAGCCGCGAAGAGATCGAATTCTTCATCGCCGATATCCGCCATTTCGAGGCCGACCCGAACTTCCAGACCCAACCCCTGACGCCCAAGCGCGGGGTGTTCTTCTGCCGCCCGGGGCACCCGCTGCTGGCCAAGGAAAGCCTGTCGACCAACGACATGTTCGACTACCCGCTGGCCACTACTCTGATCCCGCCGGGAATCCGCAAGCTGCTGGCCAATCTCAGCGGGCGCATCGACTTTTCCCCGACCATCCAGACCGAGCACTTCCCGGCGCTGGTGAAGATCGTGCGCCAGTCCAATGCGATTGGTGTGGGCACCGAAGAGGCCTTCATCGAGGACATTGAGCAGGGTTCGCTGGCGCTGCTGCACTGGCGCAACCTGCCGCAGAACATCGAAAGCATGAACGCCCGCTGCGGCATCGTCAGCCGCACGGGATTTCGCCTCTCGCCGGCAGCCCGCAAGATGATCGAAGTGCTGGTGGCGGTGGATCGGCAGCAGGTCAGCATTGCGTCCTAG
- a CDS encoding alkaline phosphatase family protein: MSTPLQPVRNVLYIMCDQLRRDYLSCYGHPHLHTPNIDRLAAAGVRFSRAYTQGTICGPSRMSAYTGRYVSSHQVAWNAVPLPLEELTIGDYLSPHGIRTALVGKTHATPNLDALQRLAIDPESQQAEALNEVGFEPYLRHDGIFPDSPLFDDKRESAPYTHYLREQGYEGRNPWHDWANAAEGERGEILSGWKMRNAHLPARVPEQHSETVYTTDRALDFIKEQGEQPWCLHLSYIKPHWPYIAPAPYHALYTAEQVIAPVRGAADEASDHPVYAAFRQHQESQNFSRDEVRLNVVPTYMGLIKQVDDQLGRLFDVLQSSGRWDDTLIVFTSDHGDFLGDHWLGEKEFLLEPAVGVPLIVRDPRAAADISRGTVDERLVETIDALPTFLDALGLPGAEHRLEGRSLIPLLHGTAGDWRHYAISEYDYAFQAPARERLAQPIDRCRMTMVRSERWKYLAYDGFRPQLFDLLNDPQELHDLGADPAYAAVREEHLGYLFDWLRGLKRRTTISHQEIDLRGQRFRYGEPEAEKVVQIGVW, from the coding sequence ATGTCCACCCCCCTCCAACCCGTGCGCAACGTGCTGTACATCATGTGCGACCAGCTGCGTCGCGATTACCTGTCGTGCTACGGCCACCCCCATCTGCACACGCCGAACATCGACCGCCTGGCCGCCGCCGGCGTGCGTTTCAGCCGCGCCTACACCCAGGGCACCATCTGCGGGCCGTCGCGGATGTCGGCCTACACCGGGCGTTATGTCAGCAGCCACCAGGTGGCGTGGAACGCCGTGCCGCTGCCCCTGGAAGAGCTGACCATCGGCGACTACCTGAGCCCCCACGGCATCCGCACCGCGCTGGTGGGCAAGACCCACGCCACGCCCAACCTCGATGCCCTGCAACGCCTGGCGATCGACCCCGAGAGCCAGCAGGCCGAAGCCCTCAACGAGGTCGGTTTCGAACCCTACCTGCGCCACGACGGGATCTTCCCCGACAGCCCGCTGTTCGACGACAAACGCGAGTCGGCGCCCTACACCCATTACCTGCGCGAACAGGGCTACGAAGGGCGCAACCCCTGGCACGACTGGGCCAACGCGGCCGAAGGTGAACGGGGTGAAATCCTCAGCGGCTGGAAAATGCGCAACGCCCACCTGCCGGCCCGCGTCCCCGAGCAGCATTCGGAAACCGTCTACACCACCGACCGCGCCCTCGACTTCATCAAGGAGCAGGGCGAGCAGCCCTGGTGCCTGCACCTGTCCTATATCAAACCGCACTGGCCCTATATCGCGCCGGCGCCCTACCACGCGCTGTACACGGCCGAGCAGGTTATCGCCCCGGTGCGCGGCGCCGCCGACGAGGCCAGCGACCACCCGGTGTATGCCGCCTTTCGCCAGCATCAGGAGAGCCAGAATTTCTCTCGCGATGAGGTGCGCCTGAACGTGGTGCCGACCTACATGGGCCTGATCAAGCAGGTGGACGATCAGCTCGGGCGCCTGTTCGATGTCCTGCAGAGCAGCGGGCGTTGGGACGACACCTTGATTGTGTTCACCAGCGACCACGGCGACTTTCTCGGCGATCACTGGCTGGGGGAAAAGGAGTTTTTATTGGAACCGGCAGTGGGCGTGCCGCTGATCGTGCGCGACCCACGGGCGGCGGCGGATATCAGCCGCGGCACGGTGGACGAGCGCCTGGTGGAAACCATCGACGCCCTGCCGACCTTTCTCGACGCCCTGGGGCTGCCCGGCGCCGAACACCGGCTGGAAGGCCGCTCGCTGATCCCGCTGCTGCACGGCACGGCAGGCGACTGGCGCCACTACGCCATCAGCGAATACGACTACGCGTTCCAGGCCCCGGCCCGCGAGCGTCTGGCTCAGCCCATCGACCGCTGCCGCATGACCATGGTGCGCAGCGAACGCTGGAAATACCTGGCCTACGACGGCTTCCGCCCGCAGCTGTTCGACCTGCTCAATGACCCACAGGAACTCCACGACCTCGGCGCCGACCCGGCTTATGCGGCGGTGCGCGAGGAGCATCTGGGGTATCTGTTCGACTGGCTGCGCGGGCTGAAGCGACGGACCACCATCAGCCACCAAGAGATCGATCTGCGTGGACAACGGTTTCGGTATGGCGAACCGGAGGCGGAGAAGGTGGTGCAGATCGGGGTGTGGTGA
- a CDS encoding ABC transporter permease: MARVSLLSLPLAAPSAKPLSWPRVHRQLLPWLLPLSLFALWWLASRYAWMSEQILPAPKLVWSSALELAGGELWSHLAISLQRLAWGLLAGIGAGAVLGAALGSSRRLERLVFPTFAALAQVPTLAWIPLFMVFFGIGELLKLVVLVKAIIVPVTLHTLVGVRDAQPRLREAAAVLRLPPHLLIRRLILPAALPAFMAGVRLALAAGWTSLLAVELLASSEGIGYLMVWARQLFMLDIVFVCILVIGVIGVAMDRGIGLLDKALVHWPHPAIAQIRRGPRYQGWQRLQPWLLPLFLLALWQVANQLEWVDANILVSPLAVLQTTWNGLLDGSLSGGLGLSLRRTLGGLLLGGGLGFALGLLLGLSHLSERILGPTLAALRQIAIFAWVPLLTAWFGLGELAKWVFVALAAFFPLFIATQRSVANLSPQLTEAAQVLRLNLWQRLHRLVLPGAAPGIFAGLRLSLIYAWLGTIGAEYFMPSNSGIGSQMIGAQQLLRMDLILAGMLLVGLTGALLNLIGQQLETRATRWRHA; the protein is encoded by the coding sequence ATGGCCCGTGTTTCCCTTCTCAGCTTGCCGTTGGCCGCGCCCTCCGCTAAGCCGCTGTCCTGGCCGCGAGTCCACCGGCAGCTGTTGCCCTGGCTGCTGCCCCTGAGCCTGTTTGCCCTGTGGTGGCTGGCCAGCCGTTATGCCTGGATGAGCGAGCAGATCCTGCCGGCGCCAAAGCTGGTCTGGAGCAGCGCGCTCGAGCTGGCCGGCGGCGAGTTGTGGAGCCATCTGGCGATCAGCCTGCAACGGCTGGCCTGGGGCCTGCTGGCGGGCATCGGCGCCGGCGCCGTGCTGGGCGCGGCACTGGGTTCCAGCCGGCGCCTGGAACGCCTGGTGTTTCCGACCTTCGCCGCCCTGGCCCAGGTCCCGACCCTGGCCTGGATCCCGCTGTTCATGGTGTTTTTCGGCATCGGCGAACTGCTCAAGCTGGTGGTCCTGGTCAAGGCCATCATCGTGCCGGTGACCCTGCACACCCTGGTCGGCGTGCGCGACGCCCAGCCCAGATTGCGCGAAGCCGCCGCCGTGCTGCGCCTGCCGCCGCACCTGTTGATCCGCCGGCTGATACTGCCCGCCGCCCTGCCCGCCTTCATGGCCGGCGTGCGCCTGGCCCTGGCCGCCGGCTGGACCTCGTTGCTGGCGGTGGAACTGCTGGCCTCCAGCGAAGGCATCGGCTACCTGATGGTCTGGGCGCGCCAGCTGTTCATGCTGGATATCGTCTTCGTCTGCATCCTGGTGATCGGGGTGATCGGCGTGGCCATGGACCGCGGCATCGGCCTGCTGGACAAGGCGCTGGTGCACTGGCCGCACCCGGCCATCGCGCAGATCCGCCGTGGCCCGCGCTACCAGGGCTGGCAACGCCTGCAACCCTGGCTGCTACCGCTGTTCCTGCTGGCGCTGTGGCAAGTGGCGAACCAGTTGGAATGGGTCGATGCCAACATTCTGGTGAGCCCGCTGGCGGTGCTGCAAACCACCTGGAACGGCCTGCTCGACGGCAGCCTGTCCGGCGGCCTGGGCCTGAGCCTGCGGCGCACCCTCGGGGGCCTGCTGCTGGGTGGCGGCCTGGGGTTTGCCCTGGGCCTGCTGCTGGGTCTGTCGCACCTGAGCGAACGTATTCTGGGACCGACCCTGGCGGCGCTCCGGCAGATCGCCATTTTCGCCTGGGTGCCGCTGCTCACCGCCTGGTTCGGCCTCGGGGAGCTGGCGAAATGGGTATTTGTCGCGCTGGCTGCGTTCTTCCCGCTGTTTATCGCCACCCAACGCAGCGTCGCCAACCTGTCGCCGCAACTGACCGAGGCGGCGCAAGTGCTGCGCCTGAACCTCTGGCAACGCCTGCACCGCCTGGTGCTGCCGGGCGCCGCGCCGGGGATCTTCGCCGGGCTGCGCCTGAGCCTGATCTACGCCTGGCTGGGAACCATCGGCGCGGAATATTTCATGCCGTCCAACAGCGGCATCGGCAGCCAGATGATCGGCGCCCAGCAGCTGCTGCGCATGGACCTGATCCTGGCCGGCATGCTCCTGGTGGGCCTCACCGGCGCCCTGCTCAACCTTATCGGCCAACAGCTCGAAACCCGCGCCACACGCTGGAGACACGCATGA
- a CDS encoding ABC transporter substrate-binding protein, with product MNLPFKRVFSLFAAPALAGLLGCLPLLAQADELKQIRIAVPDLSAGTQHSGGGVTDVLRQQQIFEKAFADQGISIQWNYFKGAGPVINEAFANGQVDLAYLGDLAAIIGKSNGLDTRLLSATARGVKQYLGVVPGSGIKTLQDLKGKRVAVFRGTATQLSLDAALASQGLSEKDLKIINLDFNAAVAALAAKQIDATWGGSNLNALQAKGLAEVPLNTKDLGGAGSVQAVLVGSGAFVDAHPEVVEKLLKAQQQAVQWLTQDSNKDAYIELVSGLASYPPVVLKQDLKDQRFSEIFPSTLDPVFLGKLQDAVDLAAQQRLIRKPFKVSEWVAPQLAAAGL from the coding sequence ATGAACCTTCCCTTCAAACGCGTCTTCAGTCTGTTCGCCGCGCCGGCCCTGGCGGGACTTCTGGGCTGCCTGCCACTGCTGGCCCAGGCGGATGAGCTCAAGCAGATCCGCATTGCCGTGCCGGACCTCAGCGCCGGTACCCAGCACAGCGGCGGCGGGGTGACGGACGTGTTGCGCCAGCAGCAGATCTTCGAAAAGGCCTTCGCCGACCAGGGCATCAGCATCCAGTGGAACTACTTCAAGGGCGCCGGCCCGGTGATCAACGAGGCCTTCGCCAACGGTCAGGTGGACCTGGCCTACCTGGGGGACCTGGCGGCGATCATCGGCAAGTCCAACGGCCTGGACACTCGCCTGCTCAGCGCCACCGCCCGTGGGGTCAAGCAGTACCTGGGAGTGGTGCCGGGGTCGGGGATCAAGACCTTGCAGGATCTCAAGGGCAAGCGGGTCGCGGTGTTCCGCGGCACGGCCACGCAGTTGTCGCTGGATGCCGCGCTGGCCAGCCAGGGCCTGAGCGAGAAGGACCTGAAGATCATCAACCTGGATTTCAACGCGGCGGTCGCGGCGCTGGCGGCGAAGCAGATCGATGCTACCTGGGGCGGTTCCAACTTGAATGCCTTGCAGGCCAAGGGCCTGGCCGAGGTGCCGCTGAACACCAAGGACCTGGGCGGCGCGGGTAGCGTGCAGGCGGTGCTGGTGGGCAGCGGCGCGTTCGTCGACGCCCATCCCGAGGTGGTGGAGAAGCTGCTCAAGGCCCAGCAGCAGGCCGTGCAGTGGCTGACCCAGGACAGCAACAAGGACGCCTATATCGAGCTGGTGTCGGGGCTGGCCAGCTACCCGCCGGTGGTGCTGAAGCAGGACCTCAAGGATCAGCGCTTCAGCGAAATCTTCCCCTCGACCCTGGACCCGGTGTTCCTCGGCAAACTGCAGGACGCGGTGGACCTGGCCGCGCAGCAGCGGCTGATCCGCAAGCCGTTCAAGGTCAGCGAATGGGTGGCGCCGCAGTTGGCTGCCGCAGGGCTGTAA
- a CDS encoding LysR family transcriptional regulator, translating to MHIDLRQLRHFIALAEQRSFVAAALAVNLSQSAFSRSIQALEHSVGCQLVDRGRKDLAPTKQGLVLLEHARRLVSGAQQLANEISQFNGLEAGELRFGCGPAPAAGLIPRAIGSFIGRYPKARVQFQVDDWQTLSKRLLSEEFEFFVADTRQFEANPDYLTQRLRPRKWHFCCRAGHPLARQESVSAAELMSYPLAATIRPPNLRKVVVDLSGRPDFIPNVECENSYSLLGVVMRSDAIGIIGAYSDALHNARGELVCLKIEGLADDLEELYTRYGIVSRAGYRLSPLAEAMIEEIKRTDALDEDVCSLENFAV from the coding sequence ATGCATATCGATCTGCGCCAGCTCCGTCACTTCATCGCCCTCGCCGAACAGCGCAGCTTTGTCGCGGCCGCCTTGGCGGTGAACCTGTCGCAATCGGCCTTCAGCCGCAGCATCCAGGCCCTGGAGCACAGCGTCGGCTGCCAACTGGTGGATCGCGGGCGCAAGGACCTGGCGCCGACCAAACAGGGGCTGGTGCTGCTCGAACATGCGCGGCGGCTGGTCAGCGGCGCGCAGCAACTGGCCAACGAGATCAGCCAGTTCAATGGCCTGGAGGCGGGCGAGCTGCGCTTCGGTTGCGGGCCGGCGCCGGCAGCGGGCTTGATCCCCCGGGCCATCGGCAGCTTTATCGGGCGTTACCCCAAGGCCCGGGTGCAATTCCAGGTGGATGACTGGCAAACCCTGAGCAAGCGCCTGCTCAGCGAGGAGTTCGAATTTTTCGTCGCCGACACCCGGCAGTTCGAAGCCAACCCGGATTACCTGACCCAGCGCCTGCGCCCGCGCAAATGGCATTTCTGCTGCCGTGCCGGGCACCCGCTGGCCCGGCAGGAAAGCGTCAGCGCCGCCGAGCTGATGAGCTACCCACTGGCCGCGACCATCCGCCCGCCGAACCTGCGCAAGGTCGTGGTCGATCTCAGCGGCCGGCCGGACTTCATCCCGAATGTGGAATGCGAGAACAGCTACAGCCTGCTCGGCGTGGTGATGCGCTCGGATGCGATCGGCATCATCGGCGCCTACAGCGATGCGCTGCACAACGCCCGGGGCGAGCTGGTGTGCCTGAAGATCGAAGGCCTGGCCGACGACCTGGAGGAGCTGTACACCCGCTACGGAATTGTCAGCCGCGCCGGGTATCGGCTGTCACCGCTGGCCGAGGCGATGATCGAGGAGATCAAGCGCACCGATGCGCTGGATGAGGATGTGTGTTCGCTGGAGAATTTCGCAGTCTGA